In Thermoplasmata archaeon, the genomic stretch CCGTGGCCACGTTGACCCTGTACGCCCCGTACCGGTTCATCACCCACATGCGACGCACGAACGCGGGGCCCGAGGTCCGTCGGGACACGTACCTGATCATCCTGGGGATCAGCGGCTTCGCGATCGGCGAGCTCCTGTTCGAGATCGTCCTCCCGAACTACGGGGTTGACCTGCGCGCGCCCGGGTTCGTCGTGGAAATGGCCCTCATCGGGCTCATCGCCTTCGCGATCCGCGAGAAGTCCTTCCTCCAGGAGCTCATCGTGCCCGCCGCGGAGACGCAGTCGGCGACCATGCCCACGTACCAGCTCGAGCGGTCGCGCACGTACGCGATTCTGGAACGCGACGGAACGGAGAGCTTCGAGATCTTCCGGGACTTGGTCACCCACGGCGCCCAGGGGCTGTGCATCAGCCGCCGCTCCCCCAAGACGATCATGCAGGACTACGGGCTCGAGAAGACCCCGATCCTCTGGTTGAGCCGCGTGGCCACGGAGAAGAACTCCGTGCGACCGTCGCCCCCGGAGAAGGTCGCCCTGGCCATCGAGCACTTCATCTCGGTCGGAGAGAACGCGGTCGTCCTCCTGGACGGCTTCGAGTACCTCGTGGCCCACAACGACTTTAGCTCCGTGCTCGCGCTGCTGCACGACCTGAACGAGATCGTGGCCCTCCACGAAGCGATCCTCCTGATCCCCATGGACCCGTCCGCCTTCCAGGAGCGGGAGTTCGCCATGGTGCGGCGGGAGGCGGCGCTGCTGGGACCCATGGCTCCTGCGTTCAATGAGGCCGCGCGGCTGACCGCCTAGACGGAATGGACCAAAGACTTTTATCCGGCCGCCTTCGTCGAACGACCATGGCCGAACCCGACGCGGAACTCGAGGCGATTCGTGCCAAGAAGCTCCAGGAACTCATGGAAGCTGCGAAGGCGCCACCGCCCGCCGCTCCGACCCGCGCGGACGGCAAGCCGGTCATCGTGACCGACGCGACCTTCGACGCCGAGGTTCGGAAGCCCGGCGTGATGCTCGTGGACTTCTGGGCGGCCTGGTGCGGCCCCTGCCTGCGGGTCGCGCCCACGCTCGAGGCGATCGCCAAGGAGCAGGCCGGGAAGATGCGACTCGGGAAGCTCAACGTGGACGAGAACCCCCGCACCGCGGAACGGTTCCAGGTCATGTCGATCCCCACGATGCTTGTGTTTAAGGACGGGAAGCTCGTAGACTGGATCGTAGGCGCGCTGCCGCGGTCCCAGATTGAGGCCGTCCTCAAGAAGTGGACCTAGTCACGTCGCGAGCGGGCCGGACGGACGCGGCTTGGGCTCCTTCAACTGCGCCTTGAGCTTCGCGACGACGCCTTGGAACGCCTTGGTTGCCGGGGAATCCGGATGCTCGATCACGAACGGTTTCCCGGCGTCTCCGCCGACCACGATCCGCGGGTCCAACGGGATCCGGCCGAGGAACGGGAGTCCGAGCTCTTTCGCGGCCGCCTCGCCGCCACCGACTTTGAAGACGTCGATCTCCGTGCCGCAGTGCGGGCAGACGAGGCCGCTCATGTTCTCGACGACCCCGAGGACGGGTAGGTGGACCGCGTTCGCGAAGCTGATGCTCTTGCGAACATCGAGGAGGGAGACTTCCTGGGGAGTCGTGACGACGACGGCGCCGTCCGCGTCCGGGATCTCCTGGGCGATGCTCAGCGGCTCGTCACTCGTGCCCGGCGGTAGGTCGATCACCAGGTAGTCGAGGTCCCCCCAGTCCACGTCGGAGAGCATCTGCTTGAGCGCCTTGATCTTGAGAGGGCCGCGCCAGACAACCGCGGTGTCGCGGTCAATCAGGTGGGCCATGGAGATCACCTTGACCCCGTTCGGGCCCACCACGGGCTCCATCAGGGTCTCGTTGCCGACCTCCTTGGACACCACCTCGGCGTCCTCCACGCCCATGATCATGGCGATGTCCGGCCCGGTCACGTCCGCGTCGACCAGCCCCACCCGGCCCTGCGAGGCCAGGACGCATGCCAGGTTGGAGGCCACCGTGGACTTGCCCACGCCGCCCTTGCCGGACATGAC encodes the following:
- a CDS encoding DUF835 domain-containing protein, producing the protein MLSAISALFLSLLVVIAISRQRTHREFQKHVLLFATFLLMCAVISNTLISIYLTQPSVADPAALTNSILLSKKVQATFDYAFSITIGAFIVVATTPAITNRKDFMRYMSDEFPNSYVFYVFIMALAVVAIYISPETVDLSQYPLITIHFESYFLFVNGVAVATLTLYAPYRFITHMRRTNAGPEVRRDTYLIILGISGFAIGELLFEIVLPNYGVDLRAPGFVVEMALIGLIAFAIREKSFLQELIVPAAETQSATMPTYQLERSRTYAILERDGTESFEIFRDLVTHGAQGLCISRRSPKTIMQDYGLEKTPILWLSRVATEKNSVRPSPPEKVALAIEHFISVGENAVVLLDGFEYLVAHNDFSSVLALLHDLNEIVALHEAILLIPMDPSAFQEREFAMVRREAALLGPMAPAFNEAARLTA
- the trxA gene encoding thioredoxin: MAEPDAELEAIRAKKLQELMEAAKAPPPAAPTRADGKPVIVTDATFDAEVRKPGVMLVDFWAAWCGPCLRVAPTLEAIAKEQAGKMRLGKLNVDENPRTAERFQVMSIPTMLVFKDGKLVDWIVGALPRSQIEAVLKKWT
- a CDS encoding Mrp/NBP35 family ATP-binding protein, giving the protein MPEELDTTQVPPHIMAAMRERMKMAQRMGRIKHKIVVMSGKGGVGKSTVASNLACVLASQGRVGLVDADVTGPDIAMIMGVEDAEVVSKEVGNETLMEPVVGPNGVKVISMAHLIDRDTAVVWRGPLKIKALKQMLSDVDWGDLDYLVIDLPPGTSDEPLSIAQEIPDADGAVVVTTPQEVSLLDVRKSISFANAVHLPVLGVVENMSGLVCPHCGTEIDVFKVGGGEAAAKELGLPFLGRIPLDPRIVVGGDAGKPFVIEHPDSPATKAFQGVVAKLKAQLKEPKPRPSGPLAT